In Lascolabacillus massiliensis, a single genomic region encodes these proteins:
- a CDS encoding TonB-dependent receptor, with amino-acid sequence MIFQLHNKPLNILLFLCSFTLLHAQEDYYFSGYVKNLVSKDVISDAVIKIGEVYVVSNDKGFFSGLLKEGSNRIEITCLGYTPIDTTIIGRNNIFIEFELVPTSYLLEEVVVTNKKQSLIHRGLGNFVIDVSQLRKTPLFLGERDIVKSMQLLPGISSGMEGSSQLNIRGGTNDQTLFLIDNVPVYLQNHAFGLFSIFNSDIIRQAEVYKSGIPAIHGNHLSGGASIRLKNGNMTEHSGSLSISPLAGSISANGPIVKNKLSYLFSVRKSFLDLVFDGISYIKGEVQTGAPLINFYDVNAKITLRVNSQNRLSMIYYTGLDYFYNHSKVQNREEENEFVYTFKDKLGWKNNLFSLQSESIVGKNILLNNSFYITSLGNMDIQHFKMEDPNITGNIKNGVLSDLINIGGKSDFEITTNRHLTFKTGIHGAYQLFKPNYILKERDGVTNYFNINKLSLQSYSMYLTAIYLYDKWKISAGLRSSIYKTHNFHFALEPRLKIENNFRDGEMIMLSYDRTTQPTISVNEMNYNSLFDFWIPFKDKLPIANQLSLGYKKLFYEHNLSVSLEAFSKKFKNLVLIENIDAYLENIESFNLGTGSAKGVELMIDYTPANWSFMAAYSLSKTTRTFNNKTYPFKYDTPHALSLSINYDLLSTERRKNSLSTNIQIKSGLPYFVPTIKYPNMGLPSDPSGYPYFDSEDLYYVPFEPNTRLNNYFRWDVNFTMEKKTKKGIRTWQFSILNMTAHKNPYSIYLTEDGYKAFQLIPILPSISFTYEK; translated from the coding sequence ATGATTTTCCAATTACACAATAAACCGTTGAACATCTTACTTTTTCTTTGCTCATTTACGCTACTTCATGCGCAAGAGGACTATTACTTCTCGGGGTATGTAAAAAATTTGGTTTCGAAAGATGTCATCTCGGATGCAGTTATCAAAATAGGAGAAGTGTATGTAGTATCTAATGATAAAGGTTTTTTTTCCGGTTTACTTAAAGAAGGCTCAAACCGAATTGAAATCACTTGTTTGGGATATACTCCTATCGACACAACTATAATAGGTCGTAACAACATATTTATTGAATTTGAGCTAGTCCCGACATCTTATTTATTAGAAGAGGTGGTAGTAACAAATAAGAAACAGTCTCTAATTCATAGGGGGCTCGGTAATTTTGTTATTGATGTTTCACAACTCAGAAAGACTCCACTCTTTCTTGGTGAGAGGGATATTGTGAAGTCAATGCAACTTCTGCCGGGTATATCATCGGGCATGGAAGGGTCCTCACAATTAAACATAAGAGGCGGGACCAACGACCAGACGTTATTTCTTATAGATAATGTGCCGGTATACTTGCAAAACCATGCTTTTGGTTTGTTCTCCATCTTTAATAGCGATATAATCAGACAAGCTGAAGTCTATAAATCAGGAATACCAGCTATTCATGGAAACCATCTCTCCGGAGGGGCTTCCATAAGATTAAAAAACGGTAACATGACAGAGCATTCAGGGTCTCTGTCAATTAGTCCTCTGGCAGGATCTATCTCAGCTAACGGTCCAATTGTCAAGAATAAGTTATCGTATCTGTTCTCTGTTAGAAAGTCGTTCTTAGATCTTGTTTTTGATGGTATATCTTATATAAAGGGAGAGGTGCAAACAGGTGCACCCTTAATAAACTTTTATGATGTTAACGCAAAAATTACCTTACGGGTAAATAGTCAAAATAGACTTTCGATGATTTATTATACAGGGTTAGATTATTTTTATAATCACTCCAAGGTTCAGAATAGGGAAGAAGAAAATGAATTCGTATATACTTTTAAGGATAAATTGGGATGGAAGAATAATCTTTTCTCTCTTCAGTCAGAATCTATTGTAGGAAAAAATATATTATTGAACAACTCATTTTACATAACCTCACTGGGTAATATGGATATCCAACATTTTAAAATGGAAGATCCAAACATAACCGGAAATATAAAAAATGGGGTGTTATCTGATTTAATAAATATTGGTGGCAAATCTGACTTTGAGATCACTACAAATCGGCATTTAACCTTTAAAACCGGGATACATGGGGCTTACCAATTATTTAAACCAAATTATATTCTAAAGGAAAGAGATGGTGTGACAAATTATTTTAATATAAATAAATTGTCGCTTCAATCATACTCTATGTATTTGACAGCTATTTATTTATACGATAAGTGGAAAATAAGTGCAGGCTTGAGGTCGTCGATTTACAAAACCCATAACTTTCATTTTGCGCTTGAACCACGTTTGAAAATAGAAAATAACTTCAGAGATGGTGAAATGATAATGCTTTCTTATGACAGAACAACTCAGCCAACTATATCAGTTAACGAAATGAATTATAATAGCCTGTTCGACTTTTGGATTCCCTTTAAAGATAAGTTACCTATAGCAAACCAACTATCCTTGGGGTATAAAAAACTGTTCTACGAACATAATTTATCAGTTTCTTTAGAAGCTTTCTCGAAGAAATTTAAAAATCTGGTGCTAATTGAAAATATTGATGCCTACTTAGAAAATATTGAAAGCTTTAACCTTGGTACCGGAAGTGCTAAAGGAGTAGAGTTAATGATCGACTATACACCAGCTAATTGGAGTTTTATGGCTGCATATTCACTGAGTAAGACTACTAGAACTTTTAATAATAAAACATACCCGTTTAAATATGACACGCCACATGCCTTATCATTATCTATAAACTATGATTTACTTTCAACGGAGCGCAGGAAAAATTCTTTATCAACAAATATTCAAATTAAAAGCGGATTGCCCTACTTCGTTCCCACTATAAAATATCCAAATATGGGTCTACCTTCTGATCCGAGCGGTTATCCATATTTCGATTCAGAAGATTTATATTATGTGCCATTTGAGCCTAATACACGTTTAAACAATTATTTCCGTTGGGATGTGAATTTTACAATGGAAAAGAAAACCAAGAAGGGAATTAGAACGTGGCAGTTTTCTATACTGAATATGACAGCTCATAAAAACCCATATTCAATCTACCTGACAGAAGATGGATACAAAGCATTCCAACTGATTCCGATACTGCCATCTATATCTTTTACTTATGAAAAATAA
- a CDS encoding alpha/beta fold hydrolase, whose translation MKKAIKITGITLLSIITFLLIGLIALALNSPGVLEPLRDIEEKEIIGSLSEKNFTEIGGMQQGFFIRSENPENPVILFLHGGPGSPELPIIIPFEKSERLEKYFTMCYWDQRGAGMSFSKSIDPATMTVDQMVEDTQQITKYLQQRFNQDKFVSLGM comes from the coding sequence ATGAAAAAAGCAATTAAAATTACTGGAATCACATTATTGTCAATCATAACATTTTTATTAATCGGTTTGATTGCTTTAGCGTTAAACAGTCCGGGCGTGTTAGAACCATTAAGAGATATAGAAGAAAAAGAGATAATAGGCTCACTATCTGAGAAAAACTTTACTGAGATTGGTGGTATGCAGCAGGGATTTTTTATTCGTTCTGAAAATCCCGAGAATCCGGTTATCCTGTTCCTGCACGGTGGACCCGGTAGTCCCGAGTTGCCAATAATAATTCCTTTTGAAAAATCAGAGCGTTTGGAGAAGTACTTTACAATGTGTTATTGGGATCAACGTGGTGCAGGTATGAGTTTCAGCAAATCCATCGACCCTGCAACAATGACAGTTGATCAAATGGTTGAAGATACACAACAAATTACTAAATATCTGCAGCAACGTTTTAATCAGGATAAGTTTGTTTCACTCGGTATGTAA
- a CDS encoding outer membrane beta-barrel protein: MTTQKILFSLVLCGLISPLFAQIKGVVSDSESNPIEFANVAVYSLPDSTLIAGTTTDETGYFLLEETSSSNKLLRVSFIGYETQTLLAQPEHEIILKSDATMLNEVVVNGDIPRIRLRDDAVVATVENTVLSKAGTANDVLKRLPAITGDDGDFSIFGKGKAKIYVNNRELRDPSELDLIASSDIREVEIIHNPGAGYDASVKAIIRIHTIKKVGDGFSFDVRSTSLINKHTDLREQLNMNYRYKGLDIFATAKYERYNYVQNSVLTQKAFVDTLWTQTNSLDVEGIADPLTIIGGINYEINPNHYVGVKHTMSLSPGRNEESIITKSDVYANNEFFDRWVSVNNVKSDSEPKHRLNAYYNGTIGNLKIDFNSDFYRSSQFSEINITESSQEFDDRIVKSSNRIENRLFATRLVLSYPLFGGNFSAGNEYTRTHRNDDYMTDIDVIPSSNTSIHDQNNSFFAEYSRNTPIGKLSAGIRYEDVNFDYFNGDIKIDDQSRKYNSWFPNFSYSNAFGDVQMQLSYNVKTVRPSYWQLGSNTLYGNRFTLQRGNPFLRPSTVRDASLMTSWRFLQFMLSYKQEKDAIIQWAEQHADNPAVAILSNKNIDKLPSMTAFITASPKFGIWSPIASVGLIKQWFSVTSNDINVNLNKPMMIASLNNSFTLPKGFLVTLDANYQGIGSTQNVELTKDKYVVNLGVTKSFLNDKLSVTLKGHDIFHGEKTGITAYNNKLHISQDNIWDTREFEITVRYKFNTNGSRYKGTGAGQNEFNRL, translated from the coding sequence ATGACTACTCAAAAAATTCTATTTTCATTAGTTTTATGTGGTTTAATATCACCACTTTTTGCACAGATTAAAGGTGTTGTTTCTGACTCAGAGAGTAATCCAATTGAATTTGCTAATGTAGCTGTCTACTCTCTTCCCGACTCTACCTTGATTGCCGGAACCACTACAGATGAAACCGGTTATTTTTTATTAGAAGAAACAAGCAGTTCTAATAAACTTTTAAGAGTCTCCTTCATTGGTTATGAAACACAAACTTTGCTTGCACAACCTGAACATGAGATAATACTTAAATCGGATGCTACAATGCTCAATGAGGTTGTTGTAAATGGTGATATTCCAAGAATCAGACTACGGGATGATGCAGTTGTTGCAACAGTAGAGAACACTGTTTTAAGTAAAGCCGGAACAGCAAATGATGTTCTTAAAAGACTTCCTGCAATTACCGGTGATGATGGGGATTTCTCAATATTTGGAAAGGGCAAGGCAAAGATTTATGTCAACAACAGGGAGTTGCGCGATCCTTCGGAACTTGATTTGATAGCCTCTTCAGATATAAGAGAAGTAGAAATAATTCACAATCCCGGTGCCGGCTATGATGCTTCTGTAAAAGCAATTATTCGCATTCATACAATTAAAAAAGTTGGCGATGGATTTAGTTTCGATGTAAGATCAACCAGTCTTATAAATAAGCATACAGATTTAAGAGAACAGCTTAATATGAACTATCGTTACAAAGGGTTGGATATTTTTGCTACAGCTAAATATGAAAGATATAATTATGTTCAAAACAGTGTTTTAACCCAGAAAGCATTTGTTGATACACTCTGGACTCAGACAAACAGCCTGGATGTGGAAGGTATTGCAGATCCTTTGACTATTATAGGGGGTATAAACTATGAGATCAATCCCAATCATTATGTAGGAGTTAAACATACAATGTCTCTGTCTCCGGGAAGAAACGAAGAATCAATAATCACTAAAAGTGATGTTTATGCAAATAATGAATTCTTCGACAGATGGGTTAGTGTAAATAATGTGAAAAGTGACAGTGAGCCAAAACATCGATTAAACGCATATTACAATGGTACAATTGGTAATCTGAAAATCGACTTCAACAGCGACTTCTATAGAAGTAGTCAGTTTAGTGAAATAAATATCACTGAAAGTAGTCAGGAATTTGATGACCGTATAGTCAAATCTTCTAATAGGATTGAGAATCGATTATTTGCTACAAGACTGGTTTTATCTTACCCCCTGTTTGGAGGAAATTTCTCAGCAGGAAATGAATATACCCGTACACACAGGAATGATGATTATATGACAGATATAGATGTCATACCTTCTTCCAACACTTCAATTCACGACCAAAACAATAGTTTCTTTGCAGAATATTCAAGAAATACTCCAATAGGGAAGCTTAGCGCTGGCATAAGGTATGAAGATGTTAATTTCGATTACTTTAACGGAGATATAAAAATAGATGATCAGAGCAGAAAATATAACAGTTGGTTTCCCAATTTCTCATATTCAAATGCTTTTGGAGATGTACAGATGCAACTCAGTTATAATGTAAAAACAGTTCGCCCTTCATATTGGCAACTTGGAAGCAACACATTATATGGTAATCGTTTTACATTACAGAGAGGAAATCCATTTCTTAGACCTTCAACTGTTCGTGATGCATCATTAATGACTTCTTGGAGATTCCTTCAGTTTATGCTAAGCTACAAACAGGAAAAAGATGCTATAATACAATGGGCTGAACAACATGCAGATAATCCGGCTGTAGCAATTTTGTCTAACAAAAATATTGATAAACTTCCCAGCATGACAGCATTCATAACTGCATCTCCTAAGTTTGGCATTTGGTCTCCAATTGCAAGTGTAGGGTTGATAAAACAATGGTTTTCAGTTACAAGCAACGACATAAACGTGAATTTGAATAAACCAATGATGATCGCCTCACTGAACAACTCATTCACACTTCCAAAAGGATTTTTAGTAACTCTTGATGCCAATTATCAGGGAATAGGATCAACTCAGAATGTGGAACTAACTAAAGATAAATATGTAGTTAATCTTGGAGTAACAAAATCATTCCTGAATGATAAGCTATCAGTTACTCTAAAAGGACACGACATATTCCATGGAGAGAAAACCGGAATCACTGCTTATAATAATAAACTTCACATTTCTCAGGATAACATATGGGACACGCGCGAGTTCGAAATAACAGTAAGATACAAGTTCAACACTAATGGCAGCAGATATAAAGGTACAGGAGCTGGACAGAACGAATTCAACAGGTTGTAA
- the corA gene encoding magnesium/cobalt transporter CorA — protein sequence MNRIPLKRQEDIGLSPYELKFRGQHRSQEVQMTLFNIDAEEVMEKEVHSVDELEKYHDKHIWMNIDGLHNEMLMSDLAKRLQIPSEILSDVMEPGTRPQIEEFDNGLFLSIKMMQFDESLNQVSIDNFSIILIDNWIITFQEEPNCLFNPVKERLIKHANRFRELGTDYLAFSLLDVVIDNYIFILGVLGEKIEDEDNKMVLNPNRETLKILNLFKRQLSDLGRYIKPAKEMISILVRMESDVIAKRNYKHFKELHDNINQAVELLDYYHGVLYDGLNLYHSSMSTRLNDIMALLTIFSVVFIPLSFIVGVYGMNFENMPELHMPNGYFIIWGVMILIAATMLLYFKWKKWF from the coding sequence ATGAACAGAATACCATTGAAGCGCCAGGAAGATATTGGTTTATCACCATATGAATTGAAATTTAGAGGTCAGCATCGATCTCAAGAAGTACAGATGACTCTATTCAATATTGATGCTGAAGAAGTAATGGAAAAAGAAGTTCATTCGGTTGATGAACTAGAGAAATATCATGATAAACATATCTGGATGAATATTGATGGTTTGCATAATGAAATGCTAATGAGTGATCTGGCAAAAAGATTACAAATCCCATCAGAGATTTTGTCAGATGTTATGGAGCCAGGAACTCGACCACAGATAGAAGAATTTGACAATGGGCTTTTCTTATCAATTAAAATGATGCAGTTTGATGAATCATTAAATCAAGTTTCTATAGACAATTTTAGTATTATTTTGATAGATAATTGGATTATTACCTTCCAGGAAGAACCTAATTGTCTTTTTAATCCAGTTAAGGAACGACTTATAAAGCATGCTAATAGATTCAGGGAACTTGGGACTGACTATCTTGCATTCTCCCTATTGGATGTAGTGATTGATAATTATATTTTTATTTTAGGTGTGCTCGGTGAAAAGATTGAAGATGAGGATAATAAGATGGTGCTAAATCCAAATAGGGAAACCCTTAAAATTTTAAACCTTTTCAAACGTCAGCTCAGTGATCTTGGACGTTATATTAAACCTGCAAAGGAAATGATTTCTATTCTTGTAAGAATGGAAAGCGATGTTATTGCTAAGAGAAATTATAAACACTTTAAGGAGCTACATGATAATATAAACCAGGCTGTAGAACTGCTTGACTATTATCATGGGGTTTTGTATGATGGGTTGAATCTGTATCACTCTTCTATGAGTACCAGACTGAATGATATTATGGCGCTGTTGACAATTTTTTCAGTTGTGTTCATACCTCTTTCATTTATCGTTGGTGTGTATGGCATGAATTTTGAAAACATGCCTGAACTGCATATGCCAAATGGCTACTTTATTATTTGGGGAGTTATGATACTAATTGCTGCCACTATGCTATTGTATTTTAAATGGAAGAAATGGTTCTGA
- a CDS encoding DUF4919 domain-containing protein, producing the protein MKKSVFILAILSCIILSAQAQEDFFDAPDFRQIERNTKEPTSSLYYPNLMKRYLAGDPKLTLNEGRHLYFGYVFQQGYEPTDTSSYNNLLAKTLAKGVFTPADYNDIIQYSSALLLEDPFNLRALNAKLLVLAQQNDTEEYKKVAQQRKIVQDAIVSTGDGMSDDTPFYVIKVAHEYDILPFLGYTYGGEDKIIRGKKVNYLTLGQNRFGVDRVYFNISPVIDYISSHGGGKM; encoded by the coding sequence ATGAAAAAATCAGTATTCATTCTCGCAATTTTATCTTGCATAATTCTTTCAGCACAAGCTCAGGAAGATTTTTTTGATGCTCCTGATTTCAGACAGATAGAACGCAACACAAAGGAACCTACCTCATCACTCTATTATCCCAATCTGATGAAAAGGTATTTGGCCGGAGATCCTAAACTAACACTTAATGAAGGGAGGCATCTATATTTCGGTTATGTATTCCAGCAAGGATATGAACCAACAGATACCTCTTCGTACAACAATCTGCTTGCCAAAACTCTAGCCAAAGGAGTTTTCACACCTGCAGACTATAACGATATTATTCAATACTCCAGTGCACTTCTTCTTGAAGACCCATTTAATCTGAGAGCTTTGAATGCCAAGCTATTGGTCCTTGCTCAGCAAAACGATACAGAAGAGTATAAAAAAGTGGCACAACAGCGTAAAATTGTTCAGGATGCTATTGTTAGTACAGGGGACGGTATGTCAGACGACACACCTTTTTATGTAATTAAGGTAGCGCATGAATATGATATTCTTCCTTTTCTTGGATACACTTACGGTGGAGAAGACAAAATAATCAGAGGTAAAAAAGTAAATTATCTCACCCTAGGTCAGAATCGTTTTGGGGTAGATCGTGTCTACTTTAATATTTCTCCTGTGATTGATTATATAAGTTCACACGGAGGAGGAAAAATGTAA
- the fabD gene encoding ACP S-malonyltransferase codes for MKKAYVFPGQGAQFVGMGKDLYESSPLAKEMFDNANEILGFNITELMFSGTDEDLKQTKVTQPAIFLHSVILAKTLGDEFKPDMTAGHSLGEFSALVAAGALSFEDGLKLVYARALAMQKACEANPSTMAAILTLPDEKVEEICKSIDDVVVPANYNCPGQIVISGTMNGIERACELMKEAGAKRALPLKVGGAFHSPLMESARVELSEAIESTSFSKPICLVYQNVTTVGESDPEVIKKNLIAQLTSPVKWTQSVQNMIADGATDFVELGPGSVLQGLISKIDKSVTVSGKQ; via the coding sequence ATGAAAAAAGCATATGTATTTCCAGGCCAGGGAGCTCAGTTCGTTGGAATGGGCAAAGATTTATATGAATCATCTCCACTTGCTAAAGAGATGTTCGACAATGCAAATGAAATATTAGGATTCAATATAACTGAATTGATGTTTTCAGGTACTGATGAGGACCTGAAACAGACTAAAGTCACACAGCCAGCTATATTTCTTCACTCAGTTATTCTGGCTAAAACCCTGGGTGATGAATTCAAACCTGATATGACTGCAGGTCATTCTCTTGGAGAATTTTCAGCTCTCGTAGCTGCAGGAGCCCTTTCATTTGAAGATGGATTAAAACTAGTTTATGCACGAGCACTTGCCATGCAGAAAGCTTGTGAAGCCAATCCCTCAACTATGGCTGCTATTCTGACCCTTCCTGATGAAAAAGTTGAGGAGATATGTAAGTCTATTGATGATGTAGTAGTACCGGCAAACTATAATTGCCCGGGACAAATAGTTATCTCAGGTACTATGAATGGAATAGAGAGAGCATGTGAACTTATGAAAGAAGCAGGTGCAAAAAGAGCATTGCCTCTTAAAGTGGGTGGAGCGTTCCACTCACCATTAATGGAATCGGCACGAGTAGAACTTTCAGAAGCTATAGAATCAACTAGCTTCTCCAAACCAATATGTCTTGTTTATCAAAATGTAACAACAGTTGGAGAATCTGATCCGGAGGTAATCAAGAAAAATCTTATTGCACAGCTAACTTCTCCTGTAAAATGGACTCAATCTGTACAAAACATGATTGCTGATGGTGCAACTGATTTTGTAGAATTGGGGCCTGGTAGTGTACTTCAGGGTCTTATTTCAAAAATTGACAAAAGTGTAACAGTTTCAGGAAAACAGTAA
- a CDS encoding AMP-binding protein, with the protein MIEKFLKKTEFTSHKDFIENYHINVPDNFNFAYDVVDEWAKKDYNKRALCWVDDKGVHKDLSFGEIKDLSDKTASFLQSLGISKGDMVMLILKRSIEFWQTIVALHKIGAVAIPATHLLTDKDIVYRNNAAGVKAIIATEDDNLIEHVNQAMKDSPTVKQRVKIGKSNSEGWVDFHKGVEEAKPFNRPDQVNSNEDIMILYFTSGTTGQPKMVVHDFTYPLGHITTAKYWHNLNEKSIHLTVADTGWAKAVWGKLYGQWIVGACVFVYDFDGRFIPEDMLNIISTYKVTSFCAPPTIYRFLIREDLSKYDLSALEYCTTAGEALNPSVFKTFYDQTGIKMMEAFGQTETAPTIITFPWIEPKPGSMGVPNPLYKMDLLTHDGRSAEDGEQGEIVFYTENNRPLSLFKGYYKDEELTNQVYADDVYHTGDMAWRDEDGFYWFVGRTDDVIKSSGYRIGPFEVESAVMTHPAVVECAITGVPDEIRGQVIKATIVLSSEYKSMAGEDLAKEIQDHVKNVTAPYKYPRVVEFVDELPKTISGKIRRVEIRSKDK; encoded by the coding sequence ATGATAGAAAAATTTTTAAAAAAAACTGAGTTTACATCTCATAAAGATTTTATTGAGAACTACCATATTAATGTTCCAGATAATTTCAATTTTGCATATGATGTAGTAGATGAATGGGCAAAAAAAGATTACAATAAACGAGCCCTATGTTGGGTGGACGATAAAGGAGTTCACAAAGATCTCTCATTCGGTGAAATTAAGGACCTTTCAGACAAAACAGCATCATTTCTCCAGTCTCTTGGCATTAGCAAAGGTGACATGGTTATGCTAATACTTAAACGTAGTATCGAATTCTGGCAAACAATTGTTGCCCTACATAAGATAGGTGCAGTTGCAATCCCGGCAACACACCTGCTTACTGACAAAGATATCGTATATCGTAATAATGCAGCTGGAGTTAAAGCAATTATTGCAACAGAGGATGATAATCTTATTGAACATGTGAATCAGGCAATGAAAGATTCACCAACTGTAAAACAACGTGTAAAGATAGGAAAATCAAATTCAGAGGGATGGGTTGATTTCCACAAAGGTGTTGAAGAAGCCAAACCATTTAACAGGCCCGATCAAGTCAATAGTAATGAAGACATAATGATCCTTTATTTTACATCGGGTACTACAGGCCAGCCTAAAATGGTGGTACACGACTTTACATATCCATTGGGACACATCACAACTGCCAAATACTGGCACAATCTCAATGAGAAAAGTATTCACCTTACAGTCGCAGACACTGGCTGGGCTAAGGCTGTATGGGGTAAATTATATGGACAGTGGATTGTAGGTGCATGTGTTTTTGTTTACGATTTCGACGGGCGTTTCATCCCTGAGGATATGCTTAATATTATATCAACTTATAAGGTAACATCATTTTGTGCACCTCCCACTATTTATCGATTCCTTATAAGGGAAGATCTAAGCAAATATGATCTATCAGCACTGGAATATTGTACAACTGCAGGTGAGGCACTCAATCCATCTGTATTCAAGACATTTTACGATCAGACAGGAATTAAAATGATGGAGGCATTTGGTCAGACCGAAACTGCTCCAACTATAATAACATTCCCATGGATAGAACCAAAACCGGGATCCATGGGTGTACCAAACCCCCTCTATAAGATGGATCTGCTCACCCACGACGGTCGCTCTGCCGAAGATGGTGAACAGGGTGAAATAGTATTTTATACAGAGAATAATCGACCATTATCACTTTTCAAAGGTTATTACAAAGATGAGGAATTAACAAATCAGGTTTATGCAGATGATGTATATCATACCGGAGATATGGCCTGGCGTGATGAAGATGGGTTCTATTGGTTCGTGGGACGTACTGATGATGTTATCAAGAGTTCCGGATACCGTATTGGACCATTTGAAGTAGAAAGTGCAGTTATGACTCACCCTGCTGTAGTGGAGTGTGCCATAACAGGTGTTCCTGATGAAATCAGAGGGCAGGTTATCAAAGCAACTATTGTACTATCTTCTGAGTATAAATCAATGGCTGGAGAAGATTTGGCCAAAGAGATTCAGGATCATGTAAAGAATGTTACAGCTCCATATAAATATCCGCGTGTTGTAGAGTTTGTTGATGAACTTCCTAAAACTATCAGCGGTAAAATCAGAAGAGTGGAGATAAGAAGCAAGGATAAATAA
- a CDS encoding helix-turn-helix domain-containing protein — protein sequence MKTDLKQIGERIKGLREALDYSPEEMAAKLEVDLNDYLQFEEGEKDISVSFLQRIEREFSVDISTLMFGTEPRMNSYFITRKDKGMTVERVSAYKYQSLTSGFTNNIAEIFEVTVEPKSADTDFYKNIHAGQEFNMVLEGSMMININGKNLILGKGDSIYFDSSLPHGMKALNDKPVKFLAVILYP from the coding sequence ATGAAAACAGACTTAAAACAGATAGGCGAAAGAATCAAAGGTTTGCGTGAAGCATTGGATTATTCTCCTGAAGAGATGGCTGCAAAGCTTGAGGTAGATCTAAATGATTATTTACAATTCGAAGAGGGAGAAAAAGATATATCGGTTTCTTTCCTGCAACGTATAGAAAGGGAGTTTAGTGTAGATATATCTACTTTGATGTTTGGTACAGAACCTCGTATGAACTCATATTTTATCACAAGAAAAGATAAAGGAATGACAGTTGAAAGGGTATCTGCCTATAAATACCAATCGCTCACTTCTGGGTTCACAAATAACATTGCAGAAATTTTCGAAGTTACAGTAGAACCTAAGTCTGCTGATACTGACTTTTATAAAAACATACATGCCGGACAAGAGTTTAATATGGTGCTTGAAGGTAGTATGATGATAAATATCAACGGGAAAAACCTGATTCTGGGAAAAGGAGACAGCATATATTTTGATTCTTCTCTACCACATGGAATGAAAGCACTCAATGACAAACCAGTAAAGTTTCTCGCGGTGATATTATATCCATAA
- the zupT gene encoding zinc transporter ZupT yields the protein MDNQTILIAFLLTVFAGLSTGIGSLIAFMAKRTNTNFLSFALGLSAGVMIYVSFMEMLPQSLQYLTESFGDKTGMLYLILGFFGGIILIALIDFLIPESSNPHEMHGVEEMKKRNGLKQTGIITAITIAIHNFPEGIATFMSALTSLEIAIPITAAIAIHNIPEGIAVAVPIYHSTGSKKKAFWLSFASGLAEPLGAVIAFLFLIPFWSTTLNAFVLSAVSGIMVYISLDELLPSAEKYGKHHHSIIGLVIGMAAMAISLYLFI from the coding sequence ATGGACAATCAAACAATTCTAATAGCATTTCTTTTAACGGTATTTGCAGGTCTGTCAACTGGAATCGGCAGTCTTATAGCGTTTATGGCTAAACGTACAAATACTAATTTTCTTAGTTTTGCTTTGGGACTCTCAGCAGGTGTAATGATTTATGTTTCCTTTATGGAGATGTTGCCTCAATCATTACAATATCTGACAGAAAGCTTTGGAGATAAAACCGGTATGCTTTATCTGATACTTGGTTTCTTCGGAGGAATTATATTGATTGCACTTATCGACTTCCTGATACCAGAATCCAGCAATCCTCACGAGATGCATGGTGTAGAGGAGATGAAGAAAAGAAATGGGTTAAAGCAAACAGGTATTATTACAGCTATTACTATTGCAATTCACAATTTCCCAGAAGGAATAGCAACTTTCATGTCAGCACTAACATCACTTGAAATAGCAATACCAATTACAGCTGCAATAGCTATACACAATATTCCCGAAGGAATTGCCGTAGCAGTACCCATTTACCACTCAACAGGCAGTAAAAAGAAGGCTTTTTGGTTATCATTTGCTTCTGGCCTGGCAGAGCCTTTGGGAGCTGTAATAGCATTTTTATTCCTGATTCCATTCTGGAGTACAACATTGAATGCATTTGTACTATCAGCAGTTTCAGGAATTATGGTCTATATTTCACTTGATGAACTCCTGCCGAGTGCGGAAAAATATGGTAAGCATCATCATTCAATTATTGGTTTGGTTATAGGTATGGCTGCAATGGCAATTAGTCTCTATTTGTTCATTTGA